One Firmicutes bacterium HGW-Firmicutes-1 genomic window carries:
- a CDS encoding tRNA pseudouridine(38-40) synthase TruA, which produces MDKNFRITISYDGTKYLGWQRQNTDNDKTIQGKLENILSKMAEEKIEIIGSGRTDAGVHARMQVANFHWETKESAKNVKSYLNKYLPEDIVITEVKEVSDRFHSRYNVKSKTYLYRIFTKSEHPIFERKYVYHLGGNYNLEKMKEAAALLIGEHDFKGFSSKNVKKSTIRNIYDIDIEQTDREILIYIKANGFLYNMVRIIVGTLIEIGLNEREVKSIYTIFEQKDRAAAGITVPAQGLILYDVEY; this is translated from the coding sequence ATGGATAAAAATTTTAGAATAACAATATCATACGATGGCACAAAGTATTTAGGCTGGCAAAGACAAAATACTGATAACGATAAAACAATTCAAGGTAAACTAGAAAATATTCTTTCAAAAATGGCAGAAGAAAAAATTGAAATCATTGGCTCTGGTAGAACAGATGCCGGTGTTCATGCTAGGATGCAAGTAGCAAACTTCCATTGGGAAACAAAAGAATCAGCAAAAAATGTTAAATCATATCTTAACAAATATTTACCAGAGGATATTGTTATAACAGAGGTGAAGGAAGTATCTGATAGATTCCATAGCCGTTACAATGTCAAAAGCAAAACTTACTTATATAGAATATTTACCAAATCTGAGCACCCAATTTTTGAACGTAAATATGTTTATCATTTAGGTGGTAATTATAATTTGGAAAAAATGAAGGAAGCAGCAGCTTTACTAATTGGTGAACATGATTTTAAAGGGTTTAGTAGTAAGAATGTAAAGAAATCCACAATAAGAAATATCTATGATATCGACATTGAACAGACAGATAGAGAAATTTTAATCTATATAAAAGCCAATGGGTTTTTATATAATATGGTCAGAATTATAGTTGGTACACTTATTGAAATTGGATTAAATGAAAGAGAAGTGAAGAGCATTTATACTATTTTTGAACAAAAGGATCGTGCAGCTGCAGGAATAACAGTACCAGCACAAGGTTTGATTTTATATGATGTAGAGTATTAA